One Rhizobium sp. NRK18 genomic window carries:
- a CDS encoding zinc-dependent alcohol dehydrogenase family protein, giving the protein MKAVYYEHFCEPPRLADLPDPTPGDHAVVVKVEATGLCRSDWHGWMGHDPDIVLPHVPGHELAGIVVARGSQVSRFREGDRVTVPFVGGCGHCHECATGNHQVCESQFQPGFTAWGSFAEYVAIDYADTNLVRLPDSMAFATAAGLGCRFVTSFRAIVDQARVMPGEWVAVHGCGGVGLSAIMIAAAMGANVVAVDLDDDKLALAKSLGAVAVVNGRSVDNVPAAIREITNGGAHVSVDALGHPTTLSNSILCLRRRGRHVQIGLLLADQSRPPVPMDRVIGWELELKGSHGMQAHRYGAMFAMIETGKLQPEKLIGKTLTLAEAPEALMNMDRFEGTGISIITGF; this is encoded by the coding sequence ATGAAGGCCGTCTACTACGAACATTTCTGTGAGCCGCCGCGCCTTGCGGACCTGCCCGATCCGACCCCCGGCGATCATGCCGTCGTCGTCAAGGTCGAGGCGACCGGCCTCTGCCGCTCCGACTGGCATGGCTGGATGGGTCACGATCCCGATATCGTCCTGCCGCATGTGCCGGGCCACGAGCTTGCCGGCATCGTTGTCGCCCGCGGTTCGCAGGTCAGCCGTTTCCGCGAAGGTGACCGTGTCACGGTGCCGTTCGTCGGCGGCTGCGGCCATTGCCACGAATGCGCGACCGGCAACCATCAGGTCTGCGAAAGCCAATTCCAGCCGGGCTTCACCGCCTGGGGTTCGTTCGCCGAATATGTCGCGATCGACTATGCCGACACCAATCTCGTCCGCTTGCCCGACAGCATGGCGTTTGCAACGGCTGCTGGGCTCGGCTGCCGTTTCGTCACCTCGTTCCGCGCCATCGTCGATCAGGCGCGCGTCATGCCGGGGGAGTGGGTGGCGGTGCACGGCTGCGGCGGCGTCGGCCTGTCGGCGATCATGATCGCGGCTGCCATGGGCGCCAATGTCGTTGCCGTCGATCTCGACGATGACAAGCTGGCGCTCGCGAAAAGCCTCGGTGCCGTCGCCGTGGTCAACGGCCGGTCCGTCGACAACGTGCCGGCCGCGATCCGCGAAATCACCAATGGCGGCGCCCATGTCTCCGTCGATGCGCTGGGCCATCCGACGACGCTGTCCAATTCCATCCTTTGCCTGCGCCGCCGCGGCCGGCATGTTCAGATCGGCCTGCTTCTGGCCGACCAGTCCCGTCCGCCGGTACCGATGGACCGGGTGATCGGCTGGGAACTGGAGCTGAAGGGCAGCCACGGCATGCAGGCCCACCGCTACGGTGCGATGTTCGCGATGATTGAGACCGGCAAGCTGCAGCCGGAAAAGCTGATCGGCAAGACGCTGACGCTCGCCGAAGCCCCCGAAGCGCTGATGAATATGGATCGCTTCGAAGGCACCGGCATCAGCATTATCACCGGCTTCTGA
- the aat gene encoding leucyl/phenylalanyl-tRNA--protein transferase: MTKRSRKDRITPEILLRAYSIGLFPMAESADDPEIFWVEPDMRGVIPLDGFHVSKSLKKTMAKNPFDIRFDTDFDGVISGCAEATKDRPSTWINSTIRDLYAALFSFGHVHTVEAWRDGGLVGGLYGVSLGSAFFGESMFSRATDASKICLVHLVERLKTRGFTLLDTQFTTDHLKTFGAIDVPKGDYAALLTRAMQSENLPFN, encoded by the coding sequence ATGACAAAGCGCAGCAGGAAAGACCGAATCACACCGGAAATCCTGCTGCGCGCCTATTCGATCGGCCTGTTTCCCATGGCCGAGTCGGCGGATGATCCGGAAATCTTCTGGGTCGAGCCCGACATGCGGGGCGTCATTCCCCTCGACGGTTTCCACGTTTCCAAAAGCCTGAAGAAGACGATGGCGAAGAACCCCTTCGACATCCGCTTCGACACGGACTTCGATGGCGTGATCTCCGGCTGTGCGGAGGCGACCAAAGACCGGCCCAGCACCTGGATCAATTCAACGATCCGCGACCTCTACGCCGCACTGTTCTCCTTCGGCCATGTGCACACGGTCGAAGCCTGGCGCGATGGCGGACTGGTCGGCGGTCTGTACGGGGTATCCCTGGGATCAGCGTTCTTTGGCGAGAGCATGTTCTCGCGGGCGACCGATGCCTCGAAAATCTGCCTCGTGCACCTGGTGGAGCGCCTGAAGACGCGCGGTTTCACCCTTCTCGACACGCAGTTCACCACCGACCACCTGAAGACTTTCGGCGCGATCGACGTGCCCAAGGGCGATTATGCCGCACTGCTGACCAGGGCCATGCAGTCGGAAAACCTGCCGTTCAACTGA
- a CDS encoding GNAT family N-acetyltransferase: MFYIRSANEADLEAIRVLLVETWRETYTPFHGPQKIEAMIDGWLSPEALERRLRRPKSEFLVADDGRQIAGMAFAAMAKDRPNVANLHQLYVHPIWQRQGIGTDLFAEIETCFPDASVMQLEVTAENDRAIAFYEALGFAPVGRIDNVGPPGAAIPAILMEKQLDF; encoded by the coding sequence ATGTTCTACATTCGCTCCGCCAACGAAGCCGATCTCGAAGCGATCAGAGTGCTTCTGGTGGAAACCTGGCGCGAGACCTACACGCCGTTTCATGGGCCGCAGAAGATAGAGGCGATGATCGACGGCTGGCTGTCACCCGAGGCGCTCGAACGGCGTCTGCGTCGGCCGAAGTCAGAATTCCTTGTCGCCGACGATGGCCGCCAGATCGCCGGAATGGCCTTTGCCGCAATGGCAAAGGATCGTCCCAACGTCGCCAACCTGCATCAGCTCTATGTCCATCCCATCTGGCAGCGGCAGGGCATCGGCACCGATCTCTTCGCCGAGATCGAGACCTGCTTTCCCGATGCCTCCGTCATGCAGCTTGAAGTGACGGCTGAAAACGACCGGGCGATCGCCTTCTACGAGGCGCTCGGCTTTGCGCCGGTCGGCCGCATCGACAATGTCGGACCGCCGGGAGCCGCGATCCCTGCCATCCTGATGGAAAAGCAACTCGACTTCTGA
- a CDS encoding virulence factor family protein, translating into MTKTALFLSLALATASPLAAQADWATVQPASYDTGMIPSPHIARPDGDISAMVFLISGQDGWSAADDKRSQALVDDGAAVVGIDYKAYMASLAKDDGDCIYMISDIESLSQQVQRAIGNTNYHLPILAGEGAGGALVLAMIAQSPFATIGEAVAVDPTDKVPLTKELCTPADKTPVSGGIVYGLTEGPLPAPVTVMETAKLTKAGKAHIDALVAAHPDIDVESGDDTDGQLLTGTVTDHIDAQESNANPLGLPLTELETTPTHDTLAIVYSGDGGWRDIDMQLGTYLQQNGIPTVGVDSLKYFWSERSAQQTASDLARIMETYRKKWKVKNVLLVGYSFGADVLPSAYDLLSPAQKAEVKQISLLALSHEIDYVISVTGWLGAKGEGAGGKTVDAVEKIDPKLIQCMYGTDDDDDDACPDLKPKGYETIAFDGGHHFDGNYEDVGKTILDGLTKRLGQ; encoded by the coding sequence ATGACGAAAACAGCATTATTTCTGTCTCTGGCGCTGGCAACGGCCTCACCGCTGGCCGCGCAGGCCGACTGGGCCACCGTCCAGCCCGCAAGCTACGACACGGGCATGATTCCCTCGCCGCACATCGCCAGGCCGGACGGGGACATTTCCGCCATGGTCTTCCTGATCTCCGGTCAGGACGGCTGGAGTGCGGCCGACGACAAGCGGTCGCAGGCCCTCGTCGATGATGGCGCGGCGGTCGTCGGCATCGACTACAAGGCCTACATGGCCTCGCTCGCCAAGGACGACGGCGACTGCATCTATATGATCTCCGACATCGAATCGCTCTCCCAGCAGGTGCAGCGCGCGATCGGCAACACGAATTATCACCTGCCGATCCTGGCCGGCGAAGGCGCCGGCGGCGCGCTGGTGCTGGCGATGATCGCCCAGAGCCCGTTCGCGACGATCGGCGAGGCCGTCGCCGTCGATCCGACCGACAAGGTGCCGCTGACGAAGGAACTCTGTACGCCGGCTGACAAGACGCCGGTTTCCGGCGGCATCGTCTACGGGCTGACCGAGGGTCCCCTGCCGGCGCCGGTGACTGTGATGGAGACGGCCAAGCTGACGAAGGCCGGCAAGGCCCATATCGATGCACTGGTTGCCGCCCACCCCGACATCGACGTCGAAAGCGGCGACGATACGGACGGCCAGCTGCTGACAGGCACGGTGACCGACCATATCGACGCGCAGGAGAGCAACGCCAACCCGCTGGGCCTGCCGCTCACCGAACTGGAAACGACGCCGACGCATGACACGCTCGCCATCGTCTATTCCGGCGACGGCGGCTGGCGCGACATCGACATGCAGCTCGGCACCTACCTGCAGCAGAACGGCATTCCGACCGTCGGCGTCGATTCACTCAAGTATTTCTGGTCGGAGCGCTCGGCCCAGCAGACGGCATCGGATCTCGCCCGCATCATGGAGACCTACCGCAAGAAGTGGAAGGTCAAGAATGTTCTGCTGGTCGGCTACTCGTTCGGCGCCGATGTCCTGCCGTCCGCCTATGATCTCTTGAGCCCGGCGCAGAAGGCGGAGGTCAAGCAGATCTCGCTGCTCGCCCTGTCGCACGAGATCGACTACGTGATCTCGGTGACCGGCTGGCTTGGTGCCAAGGGCGAAGGCGCCGGCGGCAAGACCGTCGACGCCGTCGAGAAGATCGATCCGAAGCTCATCCAGTGCATGTACGGCACCGACGATGACGATGACGACGCCTGTCCGGACCTGAAACCCAAGGGATACGAGACCATCGCGTTTGACGGCGGCCATCACTTCGACGGCAATTACGAGGATGTCGGCAAGACGATCCTTGACGGACTGACGAAGCGACTGGGGCAGTAA
- a CDS encoding DUF1294 domain-containing protein, whose translation MPISYVLAGLAAAIAYNAAVYLTFLWDKLAAIHGHLRIRESTLLWLAFLGGSPGALIAQQRLRHKTRKEPFRSYLAAIAYLHIVLAAALLFCLAFPELADRLYDLTTRLVAEIAGTAA comes from the coding sequence ATGCCGATATCATACGTGCTGGCGGGACTTGCCGCTGCCATCGCCTACAATGCGGCTGTCTATCTCACCTTTCTGTGGGACAAGCTGGCAGCCATTCATGGCCATTTGCGCATCCGCGAAAGCACGCTTCTGTGGCTTGCCTTCCTCGGCGGCAGTCCGGGCGCGCTGATCGCCCAGCAGCGATTGCGCCACAAGACGCGGAAGGAACCGTTCCGCAGTTATCTCGCCGCGATCGCCTATCTGCATATCGTGCTCGCCGCGGCCCTGTTGTTCTGCCTCGCCTTTCCCGAGCTTGCGGACAGGCTTTACGATCTCACCACCCGCCTCGTGGCCGAGATCGCAGGTACCGCTGCATGA
- the gatB gene encoding Asp-tRNA(Asn)/Glu-tRNA(Gln) amidotransferase subunit GatB: protein MTLVDVRTPDPKRFIPGATGDWEIVIGMEVHAQVLSNSKLFSGASTEFGKAPNANVSLVDAAMPGMLPVINEECVRQAVRTGLGLKAKINHRSVFDRKNYFYPDLPQGYQISQFKDPIVGEGKIVISLGPDRQGNFEDVEIGIERLHLEQDAGKSMHDQHPTMSYVDLNRSGVALMEIVSKPDMRSADEAKAYMTKLRSILRYLGTCDGNMDEGSMRADVNVSVRKPGGEFGTRCEIKNMNSIRFIGMAIEYEARRQIDILESGGEIDQETRLFDPGKGETRSMRSKEDAHDYRYFPDPDLLPLEFDNAFVGELLKDLPELPDDKKERFVKNLGLTVYDASVLVSEKAIAAYFEAVAEGRDAKIAANWVINDLLGALNKAGKDIEETPVSPAQLGAILDLIKEGVISGKIAKDLFEIIWNEGGDPKEIVEARGMKQVTDTGAIEKAVDEIIAANPDQVEKAKAKPSLAGWFVGQVMKSTGGKANPQAVQALVKAKLGIEE, encoded by the coding sequence ATGACCCTAGTCGACGTCCGCACGCCCGATCCCAAACGCTTCATCCCCGGCGCCACAGGCGACTGGGAAATCGTCATCGGCATGGAGGTTCATGCCCAGGTCCTGTCGAATTCCAAGCTCTTTTCCGGCGCGTCCACCGAGTTCGGCAAGGCCCCGAATGCCAACGTTTCGCTCGTCGACGCCGCCATGCCCGGCATGCTGCCGGTCATTAACGAGGAATGCGTCCGCCAGGCCGTGCGCACGGGCCTCGGCCTGAAGGCCAAGATCAACCACCGTTCGGTCTTCGACCGGAAGAACTATTTCTATCCGGACCTGCCGCAGGGCTACCAGATTTCGCAGTTCAAGGACCCGATTGTCGGCGAGGGCAAGATCGTCATCTCGCTCGGTCCCGACCGTCAGGGCAATTTCGAAGACGTCGAGATCGGCATCGAGCGCCTGCACCTCGAACAGGACGCCGGCAAGTCGATGCACGACCAGCATCCGACCATGTCTTACGTCGACCTGAACCGCTCCGGCGTGGCGCTGATGGAAATCGTTTCCAAGCCGGACATGCGTTCGGCCGATGAGGCCAAGGCCTACATGACGAAGCTGCGTTCGATCTTGCGCTATCTCGGCACCTGCGACGGCAACATGGACGAAGGCTCGATGCGCGCCGACGTCAACGTCTCCGTGCGCAAGCCCGGCGGCGAATTCGGCACGCGCTGCGAGATCAAGAACATGAACTCGATCCGCTTCATCGGCATGGCGATCGAATATGAGGCCCGCCGCCAGATCGACATTCTGGAATCGGGCGGCGAGATCGACCAGGAAACCCGCCTGTTCGATCCGGGCAAGGGCGAGACCCGTTCGATGCGCTCCAAGGAAGATGCGCACGACTACCGTTATTTCCCCGATCCGGACCTGCTGCCGCTCGAATTCGACAACGCCTTCGTCGGCGAACTCCTGAAGGATCTGCCGGAGCTCCCGGATGACAAGAAGGAGCGTTTCGTCAAGAATCTGGGTTTGACCGTCTACGACGCTTCCGTCCTCGTCTCGGAAAAGGCGATTGCTGCCTATTTTGAGGCCGTCGCCGAAGGTCGCGACGCCAAGATTGCCGCCAACTGGGTCATCAACGACCTGCTGGGCGCCTTGAACAAAGCCGGCAAAGACATTGAAGAGACTCCGGTTTCGCCCGCCCAGCTCGGCGCCATCCTCGACCTCATCAAGGAAGGCGTCATCTCCGGCAAGATCGCCAAGGACCTGTTTGAGATCATCTGGAACGAAGGCGGCGACCCGAAGGAGATCGTCGAAGCCCGCGGCATGAAGCAGGTGACCGATACCGGCGCCATCGAAAAGGCCGTCGACGAGATCATCGCAGCCAATCCGGACCAGGTCGAAAAGGCGAAGGCAAAGCCCTCGCTTGCCGGCTGGTTCGTCGGTCAGGTGATGAAGTCGACCGGCGGCAAGGCCAATCCGCAGGCCGTCCAGGCGCTGGTCAAGGCCAAGCTCGGGATCGAGGAATAA
- a CDS encoding NADH:ubiquinone oxidoreductase subunit NDUFA12: protein MKFLLQLFTWWNGQTLGTRFYTWRKGKRVGEDEFGNVYYEGGLSTYGLQRRWVIYNGYAEASAIPPGWHGWMHHRTDTPPSKEDYKPREWQKAHRSNPTGTPAAYRPPGSLSHVGERPRVTGDYDAWTPGS from the coding sequence ATGAAGTTTCTCCTGCAGCTCTTCACATGGTGGAACGGCCAGACGCTCGGCACGCGCTTCTACACGTGGCGCAAGGGCAAGCGCGTCGGTGAAGACGAGTTCGGCAATGTCTATTACGAAGGCGGATTGTCGACCTACGGCCTGCAACGCCGTTGGGTGATCTATAACGGTTACGCCGAAGCGTCCGCGATTCCCCCGGGTTGGCACGGCTGGATGCACCACCGCACCGATACGCCGCCGTCGAAGGAAGACTACAAGCCGCGCGAGTGGCAGAAGGCGCACAGGTCCAACCCGACCGGCACGCCTGCGGCCTACCGTCCGCCGGGCTCCCTGTCCCACGTCGGCGAGCGTCCGCGCGTGACGGGCGATTACGACGCCTGGACGCCGGGTTCCTGA
- a CDS encoding GNAT family N-acetyltransferase, with translation MFFVRSASEADLSKVQALLADTWRATYTPFYGVEKVEALIADWHSMPSLKARLKTPHSEYLVADDGRRIGGMTFASMSDTLAKTVLLHQLYVHPDCQRQGIGRDLFAELETCFPDVDTMRLEVEPANAAAIDFYRAHGFEEAGTVDNCGGCGSGIPALIMEKRLAG, from the coding sequence ATGTTCTTCGTCCGCTCCGCCAGCGAAGCTGACCTTTCAAAGGTCCAGGCGCTGCTGGCGGACACCTGGCGCGCGACATACACGCCGTTCTACGGGGTGGAGAAGGTCGAGGCCTTGATCGCCGACTGGCATTCCATGCCATCGCTGAAGGCGCGGCTGAAGACGCCGCATTCGGAATATCTGGTGGCAGACGACGGCCGCCGTATCGGCGGCATGACGTTCGCGTCGATGTCGGATACCCTTGCAAAGACGGTTCTGCTGCATCAGCTTTATGTCCATCCGGACTGCCAGAGACAGGGCATCGGCCGCGATCTGTTCGCCGAGCTCGAAACCTGCTTTCCCGATGTCGACACCATGCGGCTCGAGGTGGAGCCGGCAAACGCCGCGGCCATCGACTTCTACCGTGCGCATGGATTTGAAGAGGCCGGCACGGTCGACAATTGCGGCGGATGCGGTTCCGGCATTCCGGCGCTGATCATGGAAAAGCGGCTGGCAGGCTGA
- the mprF gene encoding bifunctional lysylphosphatidylglycerol flippase/synthetase MprF yields MKHSGPSTAQDTEEDAPRTSRLQRFFERFRDQILLVSIVAITAATAYAIYTMTEEVRLEDVQTALADTPLHSIGLALIFTALSFAALIGYDLNAIDYVKKDEKPSTLAVAVTSFMAYSVGNTAGFGALSAGAIRLRAYTRLGLTPEEIGRVIAFVTFSFGLGLLSVAALAALITAPRIASLVGLHAWHVRLIAIIVIVLMGAFVYAGRNGRKIRIAGFVVRLPDSKTSSRQFLVSALDMAASASILYVLLPHSSIGWPAFFAVFSVAIGLGVLSHVPAGLGIFETIIVSALSGEVDVDRILGSLILYRLIYNLLPLVIAALAMIFIEARRFSHYPVAKAIRQIESRLAPTLLSTLALVAGAILIFSSVTPIGDTKIEALEAFVPLAVVEGAHFISSILGLVLFLASRGLAHRLDAAWWMAIITAAAALFFSIIRTISPIETTLLIVLIAGLALTPKRFRRPASLIRQAWSPSWIAAMLVVIASTVTLMLFVYRDVDYSNDLWWQFEITDQAPRALRAALGLAIGGTAVALFSLLRPARLKTAPIRGVELQQAISIVKGQNMADGNMVRMGDKQVLFSDSGNAFIMYAVQGRSWVALFDPIGPDTERGELLWRFVERAHAAGGRAVLYQISPAVLPFCADMGLRAYKLGEAAHVSLPGFELKGSKMANLRQAINKGLREGLEFSVIACEEVPAVLADLKSVSDAWLDEHQTREKTFSLGSFQPDYIASQPVAVLRVGGRMVAFATLLVTDSKAEGSVDLMRFSPDAPNGAMDFLFVRIIEYMRDEGYQSFNLGMAPLSGMSRRETAPVWDRVGGVIFEHAERFYNFKGLKAYKSKFAPKWEPRYIAISGGTSPMIAMMDVTVLIGGGLRGVVGK; encoded by the coding sequence ATGAAGCACAGCGGCCCCTCAACCGCCCAGGACACTGAAGAAGACGCACCGCGCACCTCCCGGCTGCAGCGCTTCTTCGAACGATTCCGCGACCAGATACTTCTGGTTTCCATCGTCGCGATCACCGCGGCGACTGCCTACGCAATCTATACAATGACGGAAGAAGTCCGTCTGGAGGATGTGCAGACGGCGCTTGCCGACACGCCCCTGCATTCGATCGGTCTCGCCCTCATCTTTACGGCGCTGAGCTTTGCGGCCCTGATCGGCTATGATCTCAACGCGATCGACTATGTGAAGAAGGATGAAAAACCGTCGACGCTTGCGGTCGCCGTGACCTCCTTCATGGCATATTCGGTCGGCAACACCGCCGGTTTCGGCGCGCTCAGCGCCGGCGCGATCCGGCTGAGGGCCTATACCCGGCTCGGCCTGACACCGGAAGAAATCGGCCGCGTCATCGCCTTCGTCACCTTCTCGTTCGGGCTGGGGCTCCTCAGCGTCGCCGCACTCGCAGCGCTCATCACCGCGCCCCGGATCGCCTCGCTTGTCGGACTGCACGCCTGGCATGTCCGGCTGATCGCCATCATCGTCATCGTGCTGATGGGCGCGTTCGTCTATGCCGGCCGCAACGGCCGCAAGATCCGCATCGCCGGCTTCGTCGTCCGCCTGCCGGACAGCAAGACGTCGTCGCGGCAGTTCCTCGTCAGCGCCCTCGACATGGCCGCATCGGCCAGCATCCTGTATGTGCTGCTGCCGCACTCCTCGATCGGCTGGCCGGCCTTCTTCGCCGTCTTTTCCGTGGCCATCGGCCTCGGCGTCTTGAGCCATGTTCCCGCCGGTCTCGGCATCTTCGAAACGATCATCGTCTCGGCCTTAAGCGGCGAGGTCGATGTCGACCGCATTCTCGGCAGCCTCATCCTCTACCGGCTGATCTACAACCTGCTGCCGCTCGTCATCGCGGCGCTGGCGATGATTTTCATCGAGGCGCGGCGATTTTCGCACTATCCGGTGGCCAAGGCGATCCGGCAGATCGAATCGCGGCTGGCGCCGACGCTTCTGTCGACGCTGGCGCTGGTGGCGGGCGCCATCCTGATCTTTTCCAGCGTCACGCCGATCGGCGACACCAAGATCGAGGCGCTGGAAGCCTTCGTGCCGCTCGCCGTCGTCGAGGGCGCGCATTTCATCTCGAGCATTCTCGGCCTCGTGCTGTTCCTTGCATCGCGCGGGCTTGCTCATCGGCTCGATGCCGCCTGGTGGATGGCGATCATCACCGCGGCGGCCGCGCTGTTCTTCTCGATCATCCGCACGATCTCGCCGATCGAGACGACGCTGCTGATCGTGCTGATCGCCGGTCTGGCGCTGACCCCGAAGCGCTTCCGCCGACCAGCCTCGCTGATCCGCCAGGCCTGGAGCCCGAGCTGGATCGCCGCCATGCTGGTGGTCATCGCCTCGACCGTTACGCTGATGCTCTTCGTCTATCGCGACGTCGACTACAGCAATGACCTGTGGTGGCAGTTCGAGATCACCGACCAGGCGCCGCGGGCGTTGCGCGCGGCACTCGGCCTTGCCATCGGCGGAACGGCCGTCGCGCTCTTCAGCCTGTTGCGGCCGGCACGGCTGAAGACGGCACCGATCCGCGGCGTCGAACTGCAGCAGGCGATTTCCATCGTCAAAGGCCAGAACATGGCCGATGGCAACATGGTGCGGATGGGCGACAAGCAGGTGCTGTTTTCCGACAGCGGCAACGCCTTCATCATGTATGCCGTCCAGGGCCGTTCCTGGGTCGCGCTGTTCGATCCGATCGGCCCCGACACCGAGCGCGGCGAACTGCTGTGGCGATTCGTCGAACGGGCACATGCCGCCGGCGGACGCGCGGTGCTCTACCAGATCTCGCCTGCCGTGCTTCCCTTCTGCGCCGACATGGGCTTGCGCGCCTACAAGCTCGGCGAAGCGGCGCACGTCTCGCTGCCCGGCTTCGAGCTCAAGGGCTCGAAGATGGCCAACCTCCGCCAGGCGATCAACAAGGGCTTGCGCGAAGGGCTTGAATTCTCCGTCATTGCCTGCGAGGAGGTGCCGGCGGTCCTGGCGGACCTCAAGAGCGTCTCGGACGCCTGGCTGGACGAGCATCAGACCCGTGAAAAGACCTTCTCGCTCGGGTCCTTCCAGCCCGACTATATCGCTTCGCAACCGGTCGCGGTGCTGCGTGTCGGCGGCCGGATGGTTGCATTCGCCACCCTTCTTGTGACAGACAGCAAGGCAGAGGGTTCGGTGGATCTGATGCGGTTTTCGCCGGATGCGCCGAACGGAGCGATGGATTTCCTGTTCGTCCGCATCATCGAGTACATGCGCGACGAAGGCTACCAGAGCTTCAACCTCGGCATGGCGCCGCTTTCGGGAATGTCGCGCCGCGAGACGGCTCCCGTCTGGGACCGGGTCGGCGGGGTGATCTTCGAGCACGCCGAGCGCTTCTACAACTTCAAGGGCCTAAAGGCCTACAAATCGAAATTCGCGCCGAAGTGGGAACCGCGCTACATCGCCATATCGGGCGGCACCTCGCCGATGATCGCGATGATGGATGTCACGGTCCTGATCGGCGGCGGCCTCAGAGGAGTCGTCGGGAAATGA
- a CDS encoding GNAT family N-acetyltransferase: protein MLASDDIGGHGDTLDEEAMSDYRLAFSDIDASPHQSLYVAEVNGDLVGTFQTVISRTLTARGGLTMTLRAVQTRADCRGRGIGAAMMRHALAEAEKAGVRLVDLSSNGNRKDAHRFYERLGFVASHVGFKLKLK, encoded by the coding sequence ATGCTGGCCTCCGACGATATCGGCGGGCATGGCGATACGCTGGACGAGGAGGCAATGTCGGACTATCGGCTCGCCTTCTCGGATATAGACGCATCGCCTCATCAGAGCCTCTACGTCGCGGAGGTGAATGGGGATTTGGTTGGTACGTTCCAGACGGTGATCAGCAGGACGCTGACCGCGCGCGGCGGCCTGACAATGACGCTTCGAGCCGTCCAGACAAGGGCCGATTGCCGGGGCAGGGGAATCGGTGCCGCGATGATGCGCCACGCTCTTGCCGAGGCGGAAAAGGCCGGCGTCCGGCTCGTTGATCTTTCGTCGAACGGCAACCGCAAGGACGCACACCGCTTCTATGAGCGGCTCGGCTTCGTCGCCAGCCATGTCGGTTTCAAGTTGAAGCTGAAATGA
- a CDS encoding glycosyltransferase family 2 protein, with translation MTREAVLNPSFSIVVPMKNEAENVGLLVSEIAEACAGQTFEAIFIDDGSTDDTVGVLKASQLQYPWVRIVRHAQSGGQSAAVHSGVQLARAPVICTMDGDGQNPPAEIPKLVAPLLAADAPATLGLVAGQRQKRQDTLSKKLASKAANAIRSWILKDATRDTGCGLKAFRRDAFLQLPFFNHMHRYLPALFSAHGYTVAHVDVSHRSRHAGQSNYNNLQRALVGIHDLIGVTWLIKRRKTVSPTETEGVV, from the coding sequence ATGACACGCGAAGCCGTCTTGAACCCCAGTTTTTCCATTGTCGTTCCGATGAAGAACGAAGCCGAAAACGTGGGTCTGCTCGTCTCCGAGATTGCCGAGGCCTGTGCCGGGCAGACGTTCGAGGCGATCTTCATCGATGACGGCTCGACCGACGACACCGTCGGCGTGCTGAAGGCCTCGCAACTGCAGTATCCCTGGGTGCGCATCGTGCGGCACGCGCAGTCCGGCGGCCAGTCGGCGGCGGTCCATTCCGGCGTGCAGCTCGCCCGCGCGCCGGTCATCTGCACCATGGATGGCGACGGGCAGAACCCGCCGGCGGAAATCCCGAAGCTGGTGGCGCCGCTGCTTGCGGCAGACGCCCCTGCGACGCTCGGTCTTGTCGCCGGACAGCGCCAGAAGCGTCAGGATACGCTTTCCAAGAAGCTTGCCTCGAAAGCGGCCAATGCGATCCGCTCGTGGATTTTAAAGGATGCGACGCGCGACACCGGCTGCGGCCTCAAGGCCTTCCGGCGTGATGCATTTCTGCAACTGCCGTTCTTCAATCATATGCATCGCTATCTTCCGGCCCTATTTTCGGCCCATGGCTACACGGTCGCGCATGTTGACGTTTCCCACCGGTCACGCCATGCAGGACAATCAAATTACAACAACCTGCAGCGTGCGCTGGTCGGCATACACGATCTGATCGGGGTGACCTGGCTGATCAAGCGCCGCAAGACGGTTTCGCCGACCGAGACGGAGGGCGTCGTGTGA
- a CDS encoding lipid-A-disaccharide synthase N-terminal domain-containing protein gives MSDLLAYFKIDSVTDLVWLIFGMFAQLMFSLRFIIQWLSSEKQRKSVIPVAFWWFSLAGGIALFAYGVHRREPVIMMGQLFGIVVYMRNLVLIYNERKAEQNPPSIPAE, from the coding sequence GTGAGTGACCTTTTGGCCTATTTCAAGATCGACAGCGTGACGGATCTCGTCTGGCTGATCTTCGGCATGTTCGCGCAGCTGATGTTCTCGCTCCGCTTCATCATCCAGTGGCTGAGCTCCGAAAAGCAGCGCAAGTCGGTGATCCCGGTCGCCTTCTGGTGGTTTTCGCTCGCCGGCGGCATTGCGCTCTTCGCCTATGGCGTCCATCGCCGCGAGCCGGTCATCATGATGGGCCAGCTCTTTGGCATCGTCGTCTACATGCGCAACCTCGTGCTCATCTACAATGAGCGCAAGGCCGAACAGAACCCACCGTCGATCCCCGCAGAATGA